The DNA window AAACAAGGACAGAGTGAGGGAGATGGGGAGAAAACAGCCCAGGACCACAATTCTGTGGACTCCCAGGCTGTCAAAGAGCTTATTGAAGGTGAGACCATTTGGAAGATGCGGCTGATCTCCTGTGTCTTGTTTGGTCGGCTGATGCTACCGTGCCCTCGTTTCTAGACTCCCGGAGGCAACTTGAGGAGTGGCAGAACGGCCCCCagccagagaagctcctgaacTTAAACATTCCCTTGTTGATGCAGAATAAAGTGCCAGAAGGCTTTGAAGATGGGGACCATATCAAGGTAGATCTACGGCCTGAATCTGTAAGTACACAAATCACTGAGTTCCGATCCTTCGTAAAGCTTCGTTGCGATACAGTTTGCCATGATTGgactttaagttgttttttggGGACATTGGTAGATAGTATACACATATATGTACATGAAAGCTCATGGAATTGCTCCTTTTGCGCTGGAGCAGCAATCTGAACTCAGGAAACCTGTATTTGAGGGTCGCTGATGCCCTAAAGCAAGGAAACGTGAACATTCATCACGCTGTTTCCTTGTCTGTCTAAAGAGTACATCTCAACTTTTGGTGTTTGAGCTGATTCCTTTGATGCTGTAGTGAGAGTACAGCTAAATTAAAGCCACGGATCCTTAAGCAAGTTGGAACAAAATGCTTGGATGAGTGTTTTGACTGAAATGTGAATGTGTGAGAATTGTGGCATTCAGATAAATAATATAAATCCCTGCTGTGCATAAAGATTTGCATGACACGGTGGACTTTTTGGGTAAAGCTTGGGTTACACTCCAGCGTGGGCGTTTTCCCCAGAGACACGGGGACAGCCAGTGACAGccctgcttcttttatttctgccaCTCCCTCTCGTCACTGTCATCCATTATTTGCTCCCAAGCTCCGTCGATGTGAGAGTGGACGCCAACGTGCTCAGTCTGCCCCGCAGCTCATTTTAATCCAGTCTTCGCTGAGAACGCGGACGCTCAGAGTTTCCCTCAAAGCGAAGCCTTCAGTGTCGATGAGTCGAGACGTGGCTCAGATGAGGGCTTCTGCCTGGTGACAGTGGTTATCTGAGTCTGACAGCCCGAAGCCAAAAGGCTGACTAAGACAGCCATCACGGCCCGTTTCCCTCTGACAGTCGGCTGTCGCTGACGTTTTTGCGCGTGCCTGTTTTTCAGAACATAATTTATCCCTTCTAGAGATTCTCCTAAACGGTGTCTTTGTTTGATTGTGTCCAATGCCCACGctaatctttgtgtgtgttgaagtcAGCAGAGGCAGATTATGAGCAAGTTCCTGTTGAGGCCTACGGCTACGCTATGATCAGGGGAATGGGCTGGAACAAATCGGAAGGAATTGGACGCACCTTTCAACAGTAAGTGATACGCGGGAGTTCTTCAACATCGAAGTGGGCTCAAACATTTAAGAACCACCTTGTGCTGTGAAATTGGATGGGATGGGAAAGACTGCAGTCTTTTAGACTGTATGGAGACGTCGCGCGCCCGCTTTATCCTGATATAATGTTGATCCACAGACATGTCACGGCGGTTGAACATCAGGTCCGACCGAAGGGTTTGGGTCTCGGGGCCGACCGGTCGCTGATAAAGGACCTGGAGCCCAGCAAACACAAGCAGCCCCCGAAGCCAGGGGACGAGcgggtcaaggaggaggagctagtAATGGGCCCAGGCAGCTGTGTGCTTGTGGAATCGGGGCCACATAAGGACAAATATGGCAAGGTAGAGTTGATCTGAGTTGAGTTTTTACCAGGCCAGAGTGGCTTGAAACATCTTCAGTGTGCATCAACTCTCTACTAACCAAATCTCTGCTGCGCGGCAGATTGAGGGTGTTTATCCAGACAACGCTCGTGTGGTGGTGAGACTGGCTATTGGTGGCAGGACTGTGGACATCAGCCAGTATATCGTTAAATTAGTTGGCCGCAAAGAATATGACAGATACAGCAAAGACCTCAGTAAGTAAATTGGATCAACTACAGACTCGTGGGATGTTTGTGGTTCAGTGACACTTTAAGAGAGTAGCAACACATCTAGATAGTCACAGTGTATGTTTCCACATTTAAACTACTGGCATAGAATGAGGCGTCAGTAATGTATCTCAGCCTGTTTAATGACTCTTAGAGGAAACTATCAGAGATGCACCACATGTGCGGTCATCATGCGCAtcactgccccctgcaggccaacaCAGGGAACGCGTAATGCCGGCAGAGGTCCACTTGTACCGGACACGTTTGTTTCAGAATAAAGCTGTCAGTGTAAACACTGGAAACCATTAATGCGACCAGAAATGTGGCTTTTGTCTATCTGTCAGTTACTGGTTGCTATTCTGATAGTAAATATCAAAAAATTAATCTGCCAGGGTGATTAGTTGCCTCGCCCATCATCAACATTCATAGGTCAAACATTTGAGACAACTCTTGTTTATTTTTGAGCTTTTTGGCATAGAATGCATTCACAAGGTTTGTTCATTAACAGGTCATTTCAGCAAAGCTGAGAAAGTAAAGGATCCAAAAAGACgtgaggagaaagaaagaagcgaTGGACATGAGGGGAAACACAATTCTTcagaaaaacaccaaagaaaagatgagaagaagaggaagcacaGAGAGTCGAGTCCGGACAGATCTATTCCCATTAAAAGGTAAAGATGCACTAACCTGGGTTTaatagaaaacacattttgtttggTACGAAGTGTAGAGAGTCAGAAATCTCATATTTTTGAGTTTTAGTCGGAACAATAACGCATCTTTGAAATCTGTGCTTGTGTTTTATAGAGAAAAACATCCAGAGAAAGAAACACGGAAaccaccagctcctccttcttggCTTCAGAGAGATTTGAAGGTTCGGTTCATCGACAGAGATTTCAAAGGAGGCAAATACTACAACTCAAAGGTAGTGACGGAAACACCgtgagctccagctgctgcttagGGTTGTAATCGAGCTGGTTTTATCACCCCTTAGATGTTTGTGGAGGACGTCCTGACGCCGACTTCCTGCGTGTGTCGAACCCAAGAGGGTCGACTCGTAGACGGTGAGTCGCCGGTGCACCTGGGACCCACCTGGGTTTGGTTCTTTCCACTTTGCTTTGATGTTAAATAGACCTTTATAGTGGCCATAAAGTAACCTGTGTGTTCCCGTCAGATGTGAAGCAGGAAATGTTGGAAACGATCGTCCCAAAAGGTGACAATGAATCCATCATGGTTGTCCTGGGTGAGCAGAGAGGACAGGTAAGCAGAGCGGCTGTACAGGTGCGCCGCCTCCTCCCGACTGTCTTTAAAGCAGTGGTGCTTGTTTGTTGCTCCAGGTCGGCCGTATTCTCCAGAGGGACAAGAACAAATGCAGGGCGCTGGTTCAGCTCGACCGATACGAGGAGAAAGTGTTCACGCTGGACTATGACACCATTTGTCACTACGTCGGAGGGGCGGATCGTTGATTCCCGTAATTTAAGTTATTGTTTCGTAACGTTTGATATTTTAACTCCATGCAGTTGTCTAATAAAACTCTGGAAAGGCTTCGTGGGTACAGGGTTCATCACAGAAGAAAGGTTCATTTATTAGCAAATGATGATGCCACAAACAAGtcatataaaaacatatttacaaacGGGTTTTGACAGCTCGGCAGTAACATTTCAGGAAAAACCAAACGCTGGTTTCCAAATGGAGGTGGGGAGAAACTGTCCggctgtttctgttgtgttgCTAGAGGCCTCGACCCAAGGTCACTCTTTAGGGATCTGGTTGGCGGCGTTAGCCCGGAGGACGGCTCCTGGGCTCGGGTACGGCCTCTGCTGGAACAGAGGCCCCGCCGCCGTGGTGTCCGCCCCCGTCTTGGCCTCATTGCGCTTGGGCAGACCACTCGACCACGAGCCCCTGTTGGCAAAAAGTTTGAGCACAACTCATTCAGATATTCTGGGAGTCGATAAAACTCTGGAACCGTGTCTAATTTTTAATCACGGCCCAGAAACATCTGATGAGGAGTTCCCTCATAACTGATCATCTCATTGGGAGGAGCTGTGACGCACCAGCGGCTTCTTACTGTTGTTAAAAATCCAATTAAAGGATGTGTGATACTCAAAAATGTAGATAACTAGAAATAACTTTCAGTGAAATTAAACACCCATTTGAACAGAGGGAAGCTGTATTTTATGTACATTACTGTGTATTTGagtatatattaaaaatatgttCTCATCAGGAGATAAATCGCACACTAATTTATAATAATTTCCCCCTTTAACTGGTTCGGGTGGGGAAAGCCTGCTGGCTGTCAGAACATACCTCGGGGCATCAGAATAAGCACTAGGATCCATCGGGTCCATCTCATCATCCTTTTTTCCTGTGAAGAAGATAAATATGTAGCATCCACACACATAAAGAGCATCTTTTTAAACAATATCaacgtggatggatggactatGATCAGTACCTCTTTTGCTCTTGCTGTATGGTGCTATTTCATTTCGCCTCGGCCGGCGTCTGTCCCTCCCTTCGTCCCGCTctcgatctctctctctgtccctgtcccgcTCTCtttcccgctctctctctttttcacGCTCTCGCTCCCGTTCTCGGTCCAGTTTCTCGTGTCTCTCgattctttcctctcctccctcagctaTGAACACAGGTGAAGAGAAGGAAACAAACCACAGCCAGGCTGCGATTAGCAGAGGCCAAATGAATTATTAATTACTTCTTAAGAACTAGATTAATACCTCTGACTTTCTTTGCAGCCTTCGTAACCACTGAAGATGGATCATTTGGAGACAGCCAAGCGACCAAATCTGTCTCCACGTTCCAGTAATAAGGAAGACCACTGCAGACAAGAAAATTCTTGTGTAATAAAGAATAATGTCCAATGACGGTCTTTCTGAAACATTAATTATCAATCGTAGTTAAGATAGTAGAACAGTTAGGGATAAAACTACCAACCAAAAACTGCCTAACTGTGGTGTTCAACATCAATCAGTTGACTGAAAATATAAGTGAATGTAAAATAATGCATTTTACTGAGAAACACGTACCAAGCAGGATCAAACACCTTGTACCAGTTTGGTGGCAGATTCTCGTGTTTCGTGGCCTCATAATCGACATTATTGTCGTCATAATCTTCAGCGATGATCTCCTCGTCTACCTCTGGATTGGGGGGGGCACAAGAGGTACAGAAATGGTGattaaaggagagaaaatgtctCTTTTGGACATGAGGAGTGTTTTCTCCTACCTTGGTCTGATGGTTTAACAATGCCTCTCTTGGCCAAGCGGGCCAGCAGTGCTGGTGGAAGAGGCatcctgcaggagacagaaggTAGGGGTTCTGCAGCAAACCGTGGTCAGATGTCTTCAACAGTTGTTGGTCGGATAATATGGCGAAACAACTATGCGAAAAGCACAATACGAATGAGCGATAATACGATCACAATGCCGATACAGGGCGTagatgaaaatggaaaataaataaaacacaatggAACTTCAGACTGCAGATAGTATTTGTttattgttatcatttatttattgtagCCTGGAAAGTGCACTTTCTTTAAATAGGCACCGTTGGCTCATTAGCTGCGTAGCTACAAGGATGAATGAACGAATACCCCTTATGCTTCATAAATACCAccgagtttatttttttaagactcCAACGTCGTGTATTTTCTACACAAAGGCATTAGTTATCCAACCTATTAATCTAAACCGTaccttttattttagtttttcaaACAAACCTCCTCGTTGATGGGTGCCTTCCTAAACTCGGGCGCACAATGATGACGTAGCACGACTTAGAAGTTGGATGACGGACGTTGAACATGGAGGAATATGTCCGCGAGCCCTGGTAAACATTTCTGCTTCAATTTACATTCAAATGTTTGTCCGATGTATATTTCTGTCTTGTTGAGGTTATGAAGGACTCGAAAATAGGTAAATTCGCAATGACTGAAATATAAACTGACCAACTTGAGCACCAGCCTGGTTTAgtggaaataaaataacaggACAGCAGCCGAAAACATTAATATGTCCCTTAATTGGTTAATAAATAAGCACTGATTCAGCTCTTAAATCACGATTAACTGTTAcgtttggtgtgtgtttgttgtcagAATTTATGATTAGCGTTATAAATTTATTCTTAATGTCATAAATCTTAAATAACATAAGGAGACAACATAATAGTATGTGGGCCATAATAGTTGCTTTCTATACTTAATTTTACTGTTTTGATCAGGCGAAAAGcctaaaatattaaaagatTAAGTTTGATACAGATCAATGGTGAACTTTTGTCTCAATAAAGACAACATAGGTTACATATTTTTTACTTTGACGTTATGTGGAAATTGGTTTGAATCTGGCCTATT is part of the Takifugu flavidus isolate HTHZ2018 chromosome 8, ASM371156v2, whole genome shotgun sequence genome and encodes:
- the gpkow gene encoding G-patch domain and KOW motifs-containing protein: MHCVFPAEMASNGESVLAIEDQEERKPAAVSFGFTKTISKFKSSGADVSSNKDEKEYLTGIDKRLLQSSSEKPKELIIPLIVKNRWHKQGQSEGDGEKTAQDHNSVDSQAVKELIEDSRRQLEEWQNGPQPEKLLNLNIPLLMQNKVPEGFEDGDHIKVDLRPESSAEADYEQVPVEAYGYAMIRGMGWNKSEGIGRTFQQHVTAVEHQVRPKGLGLGADRSLIKDLEPSKHKQPPKPGDERVKEEELVMGPGSCVLVESGPHKDKYGKIEGVYPDNARVVVRLAIGGRTVDISQYIVKLVGRKEYDRYSKDLSHFSKAEKVKDPKRREEKERSDGHEGKHNSSEKHQRKDEKKRKHRESSPDRSIPIKREKHPEKETRKPPAPPSWLQRDLKVRFIDRDFKGGKYYNSKMFVEDVLTPTSCVCRTQEGRLVDDVKQEMLETIVPKGDNESIMVVLGEQRGQVGRILQRDKNKCRALVQLDRYEEKVFTLDYDTICHYVGGADR
- the pqbp1 gene encoding polyglutamine-binding protein 1 — protein: MPLPPALLARLAKRGIVKPSDQEVDEEIIAEDYDDNNVDYEATKHENLPPNWYKVFDPACGLPYYWNVETDLVAWLSPNDPSSVVTKAAKKVRAEGGEERIERHEKLDREREREREKERERERERDRDRERDRERDEGRDRRRPRRNEIAPYSKSKRGKKDDEMDPMDPSAYSDAPRGSWSSGLPKRNEAKTGADTTAAGPLFQQRPYPSPGAVLRANAANQIPKE